A portion of the Paenibacillus hamazuiensis genome contains these proteins:
- a CDS encoding polysaccharide deacetylase family protein yields the protein MFIIVTNYHIWGRVLLAALCLLCAEPEYLSAETPVKNRQYYESTGEVVWNVPTAEKVISLTFDDGPHPEDTAQILDLLKMYHAHATFFIVGNKAERNPELLKRELAEGHELANHTYSHPYFRRSTPKETILRELEQTQETINRIAGVKTNLFRPPGGFYSDKLVQTVRQSGYTVVLWSWHLDTEDWKSPGVQRIASNVLNHVRNGDIVLFHDWVEGKSDTIDALKLILPELEKRGYRFVTVSELLKYKKNTPVQLQKSYNPE from the coding sequence ATGTTCATCATCGTTACCAACTATCACATATGGGGGCGAGTGTTGCTCGCTGCTCTATGTTTGCTTTGTGCAGAGCCGGAATATTTGTCAGCGGAAACCCCGGTAAAGAACCGCCAATATTATGAGTCCACGGGCGAGGTTGTATGGAATGTACCAACGGCAGAGAAGGTAATTTCCCTGACCTTTGACGACGGCCCTCATCCCGAGGATACCGCGCAAATATTAGATTTGCTGAAGATGTACCATGCCCATGCAACTTTCTTCATTGTCGGGAACAAAGCGGAGAGAAATCCGGAGCTATTGAAACGCGAATTGGCGGAAGGCCATGAACTGGCTAACCATACGTATTCACATCCTTATTTTCGAAGAAGCACACCGAAGGAAACCATCCTGCGGGAACTTGAACAAACCCAGGAAACGATAAACCGTATAGCCGGTGTGAAAACCAACTTATTTCGTCCGCCTGGCGGCTTCTATTCGGATAAATTAGTGCAAACCGTAAGGCAATCCGGATATACGGTTGTTTTGTGGTCCTGGCATTTGGATACGGAGGACTGGAAATCTCCCGGCGTGCAAAGAATTGCTTCCAACGTATTAAACCATGTACGCAACGGCGATATTGTTTTATTTCATGATTGGGTGGAAGGAAAATCAGATACGATCGATGCGCTCAAATTAATCCTGCCTGAGCTTGAAAAAAGAGGGTATCGCTTCGTCACTGTTAGCGAATTGCTGAAGTATAAGAAGAATACCCCTGTCCAATTACAAAAATCGTACAACCCAGAGTAA
- a CDS encoding glycosyltransferase family 2 protein, producing the protein MDYNIVIGLPAYNEEPGISKLLEKLSDLGSRFDRGFFVVIVNDGSTDGTENILHHFASRYPFISYLNHPHNKGLGEAVKTMFAYVCEHFNESDVLITLDADNTHNPGIIPEMVNKLKNEQLDLVIASRFTQGGKEIGLSLPRKLYSRGAALLLKMFFPIHNVKDYSSGYRCYRVGYLKQAMSVFNKQLVTATGFECMAEIIARFSKIGIKAGEYPLVLQYDLKENKSKMKVARTIAGYFHLIKKVNQMGALK; encoded by the coding sequence ATGGACTATAACATCGTCATCGGTCTTCCCGCTTATAACGAAGAACCGGGAATTTCGAAGCTTCTGGAGAAATTAAGCGATTTGGGAAGCCGATTTGACCGCGGTTTTTTTGTGGTTATCGTGAACGACGGCAGCACCGACGGCACTGAAAACATTTTACATCATTTCGCCAGCCGGTACCCTTTCATCTCGTATCTTAACCATCCGCATAACAAAGGGCTGGGCGAAGCGGTTAAAACAATGTTTGCCTATGTGTGCGAACATTTTAACGAATCGGATGTGCTGATTACTTTGGATGCGGACAATACGCATAACCCCGGCATTATTCCGGAAATGGTCAATAAACTGAAAAATGAACAGCTCGATCTTGTGATTGCTTCGCGATTCACCCAGGGAGGCAAAGAAATCGGGTTGTCATTGCCGCGAAAATTGTACAGCAGGGGAGCCGCGTTATTGTTAAAAATGTTTTTCCCCATTCACAACGTCAAAGATTATTCGAGCGGGTACCGCTGCTATCGCGTCGGGTATTTGAAGCAGGCGATGTCCGTATTTAACAAACAATTGGTGACGGCGACAGGCTTTGAGTGTATGGCGGAGATTATCGCGCGATTCAGTAAAATCGGAATTAAAGCAGGGGAATATCCGCTCGTGCTGCAGTATGATTTAAAGGAAAATAAAAGTAAAATGAAGGTGGCCAGAACGATAGCCGGTTATTTTCATTTAATCAAAAAAGTGAATCAAATGGGTGCTTTAAAATGA
- a CDS encoding iron-containing alcohol dehydrogenase: MNNFSYFCNTRIEMGIGKSEQLPELLKSMQIGPALLLVSDPGVVKAGIMQPIRERLESAGYRVVVFDALSQNPRDAECLAGAKLFTEQRLDAVVAVGGGSAMDTGKAIALLGPNGGNPIEYIEGKRMYADIAPIVCVPTTAGTGSEVTRSSVITEAATHRKLTLKHASLRPLLAVLDPKLTFTVPKPVTAATGVDALVHAIEGYSCKATNPVSQAFGARAMGKIVSALPAVFRDGNNEQARYEMMEGSLLAGLCFGSSDVAAVHCLAEALGGLYDTPHGVANSVFLPYVLQFNAETEKSVHAEMARHMNLAQDSDSDDKAVRLLVEGVKEFTRRLEIPKLKELPGVRREDFPRLSELAVANNSTPSNVRSIGYDDYMQIIEQAYDDE, from the coding sequence ATGAACAATTTCAGTTACTTTTGCAATACCAGAATTGAAATGGGAATCGGAAAATCGGAGCAGCTGCCCGAACTGCTCAAGTCGATGCAAATCGGGCCTGCGCTTCTGCTTGTCAGCGATCCGGGAGTGGTAAAGGCCGGGATCATGCAGCCGATACGGGAGCGGCTAGAATCGGCGGGTTATCGCGTGGTTGTGTTCGATGCGCTTTCCCAAAATCCGCGGGACGCCGAATGTTTGGCCGGAGCGAAGCTCTTTACCGAACAGCGCCTGGATGCGGTCGTCGCCGTCGGAGGCGGAAGCGCGATGGATACGGGGAAAGCCATCGCCCTGCTCGGCCCGAACGGCGGCAATCCCATCGAGTATATCGAGGGGAAAAGGATGTATGCGGATATTGCCCCCATCGTATGTGTTCCGACCACGGCGGGGACGGGATCCGAAGTGACCCGCTCCTCGGTGATCACCGAAGCGGCAACGCATCGGAAGCTTACGCTCAAGCACGCATCCCTGCGTCCTCTTCTGGCCGTGCTCGACCCGAAGCTGACGTTCACGGTGCCGAAGCCGGTCACGGCCGCAACGGGTGTCGACGCTTTGGTCCACGCGATCGAAGGGTATTCATGCAAGGCGACCAATCCGGTTTCTCAAGCTTTCGGCGCAAGAGCGATGGGCAAGATCGTTTCCGCCCTGCCTGCAGTGTTCCGCGATGGAAACAACGAGCAGGCACGGTACGAAATGATGGAAGGCAGCCTGCTGGCCGGCCTTTGCTTCGGGTCCAGCGATGTCGCTGCCGTCCATTGTCTTGCCGAAGCGCTCGGGGGATTGTACGATACCCCTCACGGGGTGGCGAACTCGGTGTTTTTACCTTATGTGCTGCAATTCAATGCGGAAACGGAGAAATCGGTCCATGCCGAAATGGCGCGGCATATGAACTTGGCTCAAGACTCGGATTCGGACGACAAGGCCGTTCGGCTGCTTGTGGAGGGAGTGAAAGAATTTACGAGGCGGCTGGAGATTCCAAAGTTGAAGGAATTGCCGGGCGTTCGGCGGGAGGACTTCCCGCGCCTCTCGGAGCTGGCTGTGGCCAACAATTCCACGCCCAGCAATGTGCGATCGATCGGTTATGACGATTACATGCAAATTATAGAGCAAGCTTATGACGATGAGTGA
- a CDS encoding YciI family protein — translation MMLTYESKEDFAARTDNGRKEQYWAEWKAYFTAMEEAGILAYPGNILQPGDSARTIRRAEGGVETEGPYAETKDQLSGYCVIDVPDINLATEWASRALAAVSGAVEIRPLW, via the coding sequence ATGATGTTGACATATGAGTCGAAGGAGGACTTCGCGGCCAGAACGGACAACGGGCGTAAAGAACAATACTGGGCCGAATGGAAGGCATACTTTACAGCGATGGAAGAAGCGGGAATTCTCGCTTATCCGGGGAACATTTTGCAGCCGGGGGATTCGGCTCGTACAATTCGACGAGCCGAGGGGGGAGTCGAGACGGAAGGACCTTATGCGGAAACGAAAGACCAACTGAGCGGTTATTGCGTGATCGACGTTCCCGACATTAACCTGGCGACCGAATGGGCTTCCCGTGCCCTGGCCGCAGTGAGCGGAGCCGTCGAAATTCGCCCGCTGTGGTAG
- a CDS encoding class I SAM-dependent methyltransferase, with amino-acid sequence MIPDGNLKSNIERFSGFEEVYDKFRPQAPKLVVELLTGYLQSKPSVVMDLGCGTGLSSFIWKDRADRVIGVEPNDDMRSKALQKLQMTSNADHIAFIPGYSNQLEADSETADIITCSQSFHWMEPASTLKEVQRVLKRGGIFAAYDCDWPPTVNWEIELQYTSLIEKADTIIERLADQDKKANKWNKDHHLRRMAESGVFRFTKEIVFHNFESCDAERYAGLAFSQGGVQTVLKLGSDELNPDIEKFRASVENHFQGRTLDVMFSYRLRLGVK; translated from the coding sequence ATGATTCCGGACGGTAATTTAAAAAGTAATATCGAACGTTTTTCCGGCTTTGAGGAGGTATACGATAAATTTCGCCCCCAAGCACCGAAGCTCGTGGTGGAGCTTCTTACCGGTTACCTGCAAAGTAAGCCTTCCGTCGTAATGGATTTGGGGTGCGGCACCGGGCTTTCCTCTTTTATTTGGAAAGATCGGGCGGATCGGGTTATCGGCGTCGAACCGAACGACGACATGAGAAGTAAGGCGCTTCAGAAGCTTCAGATGACGTCGAATGCCGATCATATCGCCTTTATTCCCGGCTACTCCAACCAACTCGAGGCCGATTCCGAAACGGCGGACATTATCACTTGCTCGCAGTCGTTTCATTGGATGGAACCGGCCAGCACCTTGAAGGAGGTGCAAAGGGTTTTGAAGCGAGGCGGTATTTTTGCCGCTTATGATTGCGACTGGCCTCCGACAGTTAACTGGGAAATTGAACTTCAGTATACCAGTCTGATCGAAAAAGCGGACACCATCATCGAACGGCTGGCGGACCAAGATAAAAAAGCGAACAAATGGAACAAAGATCACCACCTGAGACGTATGGCGGAGAGCGGGGTTTTCCGTTTTACAAAGGAGATTGTTTTTCACAATTTCGAGTCTTGCGACGCGGAACGATATGCGGGACTTGCCTTCAGCCAAGGCGGCGTTCAGACGGTTTTAAAACTCGGATCGGATGAACTGAACCCGGATATCGAGAAATTTCGGGCAAGTGTAGAAAATCATTTTCAGGGGAGGACGCTGGACGTCATGTTCAGCTACAGGCTGCGATTAGGGGTCAAATAA
- a CDS encoding sporulation protein YjcZ encodes MSAFSCAGFGFTSIGVILVLFILLVIITRAFVI; translated from the coding sequence GTGAGCGCATTTAGCTGTGCAGGTTTCGGTTTTACCAGCATTGGCGTTATTCTCGTGCTTTTCATCCTCTTGGTCATCATCACTAGAGCGTTTGTGATCTAA
- a CDS encoding IS1182 family transposase (programmed frameshift), whose amino-acid sequence MLRSNPNVQNEYELVCIEELVHPDHPLRKVHKHIDFSFILDLVRPYYCEDNGRPSADPIMLFKMLLIGYLDGIRSERRLEREVFSNNAYRWFLGLGLKDRVPDHSTLSYFRERLQEGDVLQQIFDRVVLLAIQHRLVAGRVLITDSTHLKANANKRKFVQEEVTKSTKAYMEELDEAIRADREAHGKKPLKPREEVEETKLTKVSTTDPESGYMVRDGKPEGFFYLDHRTVDHKYNIIMDVHVTAGNVHDSVPYIERLEHIIKKFKFEKTLEAVALDAGYFTSHICKKLQDKKIYAVIGGRAFTPVKGLMAKWRFKYDAENNVYICPQKHELKYTTTDREGYRQYKSDPNHCANCPMLKECTRSRNHQKVITRHVWQDSKEWVKQNGRSKSGKYLYRLRYQTIERSFADAKELHGLRYCRFRGRNKVQQQALLTALCQNIKKIANILAKRAG is encoded by the exons ATGCTTCGCTCTAATCCGAATGTCCAAAATGAATATGAATTGGTGTGTATCGAGGAACTGGTTCATCCAGATCATCCTCTTCGTAAAGTACATAAGCATATCGACTTTTCCTTTATTCTCGACTTAGTCCGTCCTTATTACTGCGAGGATAATGGACGTCCCTCGGCAGATCCCATCATGCTTTTCAAGATGCTATTGATCGGGTATCTTGACGGCATTCGCTCCGAACGACGGTTGGAAAGAGAGGTTTTCTCTAATAATGCTTATCGATGGTTTCTGGGGCTTGGGCTCAAGGATCGCGTGCCGGATCATAGCACCCTTAGCTACTTTCGTGAACGTCTTCAAGAAGGCGATGTACTTCAACAAATCTTCGACCGGGTCGTTCTGCTTGCTATTCAACATCGTCTCGTTGCCGGTCGGGTACTTATCACCGACTCAACTCATCTTAAGGCCAATGCGAATAAACGAAAGTTTGTTCAAGAGGAAGTAACCAAGAGTACGAAGGCCTACATGGAAGAACTGGACGAAGCAATTCGTGCCGATCGCGAGGCTCATGGAAAAAAGC CTTTAAAGCCACGAGAGGAGGTGGAAGAAACCAAACTAACGAAGGTAAGCACAACCGATCCGGAGAGCGGTTATATGGTGCGGGACGGTAAGCCGGAAGGCTTTTTCTATCTCGATCATCGGACCGTCGACCACAAATACAACATCATCATGGATGTCCACGTCACTGCCGGCAATGTTCACGATTCTGTCCCTTACATAGAGCGTTTGGAACATATCATCAAGAAGTTTAAATTCGAAAAAACACTGGAAGCCGTCGCACTGGATGCAGGTTACTTCACGTCGCACATTTGCAAAAAGCTTCAAGACAAGAAAATATACGCGGTCATCGGAGGTAGAGCCTTTACCCCAGTTAAAGGATTAATGGCTAAGTGGCGATTTAAGTATGATGCGGAGAACAATGTGTATATATGTCCACAAAAACACGAATTGAAATATACGACAACGGATCGCGAAGGCTACAGACAGTATAAGTCGGATCCGAATCATTGTGCGAACTGCCCCATGCTCAAAGAATGTACCCGGTCCCGGAATCACCAAAAAGTCATCACCAGGCATGTATGGCAGGATAGTAAAGAGTGGGTAAAACAAAACGGTAGAAGCAAGTCCGGCAAATATCTCTACCGCTTACGATACCAGACGATTGAGCGAAGCTTCGCGGATGCCAAAGAGCTCCATGGGCTTCGCTACTGCCGGTTCCGCGGCCGAAACAAAGTGCAGCAGCAAGCATTACTGACTGCACTATGTCAAAACATTAAAAAGATCGCCAATATCCTGGCTAAAAGGGCCGGATAA
- a CDS encoding IclR family transcriptional regulator, producing MEQKYAVPALDRAHAVLSLLTEEPYKWKLSDISKHLGISKSTLYSLLLTMERLQWIHRDRNETYALGSSLGDFGSAYFRQFDLAREFRRLAEPVMRILQESVQLARLDGSDVLYLAKIEAPSPVQMVSGPGVRIPAHATGLGKALMMEMDDEQVCRIFPEETLPKLTVHTIGSRDAFLQELETSRGRGYCLDIQEGVMGFCCVAAPVRRRGEVVAAISCSMPIHHWEGKKDIAVREICALAKQLSTTI from the coding sequence TTGGAACAAAAATATGCGGTCCCCGCTCTCGATCGGGCGCATGCCGTCTTGTCGCTGCTTACTGAAGAGCCTTACAAATGGAAGCTGTCGGACATCTCCAAACATTTGGGCATCAGCAAAAGCACGCTTTACTCCTTGTTGTTAACGATGGAGCGCCTGCAGTGGATTCACCGTGACCGCAACGAGACTTATGCTCTGGGAAGCTCCTTGGGGGACTTCGGAAGCGCTTATTTTCGCCAGTTCGACCTTGCCCGGGAGTTTCGCCGCCTTGCGGAGCCGGTGATGCGTATCCTGCAGGAATCGGTGCAGCTCGCCCGTCTGGATGGAAGCGACGTTCTGTATCTTGCCAAAATCGAAGCGCCTTCTCCGGTTCAGATGGTGTCCGGCCCGGGAGTGCGGATTCCGGCCCACGCGACCGGTCTCGGGAAAGCTCTTATGATGGAAATGGATGACGAACAGGTTTGCCGAATATTTCCTGAGGAGACGCTGCCCAAGCTGACCGTGCATACGATCGGTTCCAGGGACGCTTTTTTGCAGGAGCTGGAAACGTCAAGAGGCCGCGGGTACTGTTTGGACATACAAGAGGGGGTGATGGGGTTTTGCTGCGTTGCCGCTCCGGTTCGGCGCAGAGGGGAGGTCGTTGCGGCGATCAGCTGCTCCATGCCTATTCATCATTGGGAAGGGAAGAAGGATATCGCCGTTCGCGAGATTTGCGCTTTGGCCAAGCAATTATCGACGACCATATAA
- a CDS encoding TOMM precursor leader peptide-binding protein: MTIAVIGEGLLAEIVRRELSALYEVIWQMEPDGSLPETAELVLLIHDTENSDTYRKAEELMRQKGIPWLRGFVSEDEAIIGPLVRPGAGGCFQCADNRRLLAGRDDAIAAASLHSLLTTAEIPVKDRPSFSGLAHVSHMIVNECCRLLRGKKARTEDCIYIVNLHTLDSSLHFILPDPLCEVCGQLPADFSMSARIELEPRPKIAAGSYRSRNIDELKTVLVRDYLDSRTGVFNAKTIDLLSPFAAVYMNMPSFMGDEITGGRSHCFAESELTAILEGLERRCGSVPRGKRSTIRDSYNNIAAEALNPVKVGLYNEEQYALPDFPFEPFDPDRPMDWVWGYSFLQQRPILVPESIAYYSWTYGESFVQEGSNGSALGGSLEEAILYGILEVAERDSFLMTWYAQLPVPRLEPDSSGDRELRLMIERLKAVAGYEVRLFNITTENRIPVILALAKSGEPGKMNLICAAGSHLDPVRAAKSAIHELSGLIGMLNERFEERRDELMEMFHEPNLVKQIEDHALLNGLAQAEERFCFLLDDRRPMQSFAEQFKRKSGHTDLTEDLKDILHTFQRLNLDVIVINQTSPEIGRNRLNCVKVLIPGMLPMTFGHQFTRLNGLDRVLSIPAELGYVSEPLKREQLNPHPHPFI, encoded by the coding sequence ATGACGATAGCGGTGATCGGAGAAGGTTTGCTGGCGGAAATAGTTCGCAGGGAACTGTCCGCTCTGTATGAGGTCATATGGCAAATGGAACCTGACGGTAGCTTGCCGGAGACGGCGGAGTTGGTATTACTGATCCATGATACCGAAAATTCCGACACATATCGGAAAGCGGAGGAGCTTATGCGGCAGAAAGGCATTCCGTGGCTGCGCGGCTTTGTTTCCGAAGATGAGGCTATCATAGGGCCTTTGGTTCGTCCGGGTGCTGGAGGGTGTTTTCAGTGCGCCGATAATCGGCGTCTGCTAGCAGGGCGAGATGACGCGATAGCAGCGGCTTCGTTACATTCGCTGCTGACGACGGCGGAAATCCCCGTTAAAGACCGTCCGTCGTTCTCGGGCCTGGCGCATGTTTCCCACATGATCGTTAACGAATGTTGCCGGTTGCTCCGTGGAAAAAAAGCCCGTACGGAAGATTGCATATATATCGTAAATCTTCATACATTAGACAGTTCGCTCCATTTTATTTTACCGGACCCGTTGTGCGAGGTTTGCGGGCAACTGCCCGCGGATTTCTCAATGTCGGCTCGAATCGAACTGGAGCCAAGGCCCAAAATCGCTGCCGGCAGCTACCGATCCCGTAACATAGACGAATTGAAAACGGTGCTCGTTCGCGATTATTTGGATTCCCGGACCGGTGTCTTTAATGCCAAAACGATCGATCTGCTGTCGCCGTTTGCCGCGGTATATATGAATATGCCGTCGTTTATGGGAGACGAAATAACGGGAGGCCGAAGCCATTGTTTCGCGGAGAGCGAGCTGACCGCCATTTTGGAGGGGCTGGAGCGGCGCTGCGGTTCCGTCCCCCGGGGCAAACGTTCAACCATTCGCGATAGCTACAACAATATTGCCGCCGAAGCGCTGAACCCTGTCAAGGTGGGGTTATACAACGAGGAACAATATGCACTGCCGGATTTCCCGTTCGAACCGTTTGACCCGGATCGTCCTATGGATTGGGTGTGGGGTTATTCTTTTCTGCAGCAGCGTCCCATTTTGGTTCCGGAAAGCATCGCTTATTACAGCTGGACTTACGGAGAGAGCTTCGTGCAGGAAGGCTCGAACGGAAGCGCTTTGGGCGGAAGCTTGGAGGAAGCCATTTTATACGGGATTTTGGAGGTGGCGGAGCGCGATTCATTTCTAATGACCTGGTACGCTCAATTGCCCGTTCCCCGGCTGGAACCTGATTCTTCGGGCGATCGGGAGCTCCGTTTGATGATCGAAAGACTGAAAGCTGTTGCCGGGTACGAAGTTCGTTTGTTTAATATAACGACGGAAAACCGGATACCGGTTATTTTGGCGCTGGCGAAAAGCGGAGAGCCCGGGAAAATGAATTTGATCTGTGCCGCCGGATCCCATTTGGACCCCGTCAGGGCGGCGAAAAGCGCCATCCACGAGCTGTCCGGCTTAATAGGCATGCTAAATGAGAGATTCGAGGAGCGGCGGGATGAGCTGATGGAAATGTTCCATGAGCCCAATTTGGTGAAGCAAATCGAGGATCATGCGCTGCTGAACGGGCTGGCTCAAGCGGAGGAAAGATTTTGTTTTTTACTGGATGACCGGCGGCCGATGCAATCGTTTGCGGAGCAATTTAAACGGAAATCCGGCCATACCGATCTCACGGAGGATCTGAAAGATATACTTCACACATTTCAACGTTTGAATCTCGATGTGATTGTGATCAATCAGACGTCTCCGGAAATAGGGCGAAATCGTTTAAACTGCGTAAAAGTGTTGATTCCCGGCATGCTGCCGATGACGTTCGGGCATCAGTTCACCCGGCTGAACGGACTGGATAGGGTGCTGAGCATACCGGCGGAGCTGGGGTATGTGAGCGAACCGTTAAAGAGGGAACAGCTCAATCCGCATCCTCATCCGTTTATTTAA
- a CDS encoding ArnT family glycosyltransferase produces the protein MIINLRSSKKLLVFFIFLFILLLRIPNISNSPYEYDSWRQSDTESIAYNFAEAKFNIFYPEFNYDGPPPNYVQLEFQITTFLIALLYKWFGYHYALARTVPIVFFIGSAIFLYCIGKQQYSRRTAVLAVLLYGISPVNILYSRAIMPESAALFFFMGAFHFFSLWIKNERFSVLMLAGLFTALAIAEKVPTIFVGIPMIVMALVKYKTKALTEWKLWLFLLISLVPPYVYFQWSYSIAEHKFVSCIASKHVLPDMLTAVFSETAMHFFYKELPAAFTGCAIVLFVAGLITIDWRKHYAVGAWALAMILELMTVVAVIKFNYYLILISPPVALLGAAFLSYLYQKKLGPVWVAGLLAIICLSGFGHIRPMFDSQHTDVIKQGRLVQELTDQNDLIVVGTDDPSLLNAARRKGWRVTNAIPEDSIAELQYFINHGAKYFVPLKGFIYGDDGKLKRYLEMHFKKITLEDGYTVYKLSK, from the coding sequence ATGATTATAAACTTGCGATCTTCGAAGAAACTGCTTGTTTTTTTCATTTTCCTGTTTATCTTGCTTTTAAGAATACCGAACATTTCGAATTCGCCTTACGAATACGATTCCTGGAGACAGTCGGACACCGAATCGATCGCCTACAATTTTGCGGAAGCCAAATTCAATATTTTTTATCCCGAATTCAATTACGACGGTCCGCCTCCCAATTATGTACAGCTTGAATTTCAGATCACGACATTTCTCATTGCGCTTCTTTATAAATGGTTCGGTTACCATTATGCGCTGGCGCGCACGGTGCCTATCGTTTTTTTTATCGGATCCGCGATTTTTTTATACTGCATAGGCAAACAGCAGTACTCGCGGCGCACGGCCGTTTTGGCCGTATTGCTTTATGGAATTTCGCCGGTTAACATCTTATATTCGAGAGCGATTATGCCGGAATCCGCGGCGCTTTTCTTTTTTATGGGAGCCTTCCATTTCTTTTCTTTATGGATCAAAAATGAGAGATTCTCCGTTTTGATGCTGGCCGGGTTGTTCACGGCATTAGCCATTGCCGAGAAAGTCCCGACGATATTTGTCGGCATCCCTATGATCGTCATGGCTCTCGTCAAATATAAAACAAAAGCGTTAACCGAGTGGAAGCTCTGGTTGTTTTTGTTAATTTCGCTCGTTCCGCCGTATGTATACTTTCAATGGTCGTATTCCATCGCAGAACATAAATTTGTAAGCTGCATAGCGAGCAAGCATGTTTTGCCGGACATGTTAACCGCCGTGTTCTCGGAAACGGCTATGCATTTTTTTTATAAAGAATTGCCGGCGGCGTTTACCGGCTGCGCGATCGTTTTATTTGTTGCGGGTTTGATCACGATCGATTGGAGAAAGCATTATGCCGTTGGCGCTTGGGCTCTTGCCATGATTTTGGAATTGATGACGGTCGTTGCGGTCATCAAATTTAATTATTATCTCATTTTGATAAGCCCGCCTGTCGCTTTGCTCGGCGCTGCCTTTTTATCATATCTGTATCAAAAGAAATTAGGTCCGGTATGGGTCGCCGGACTTTTGGCAATAATCTGTCTCTCCGGTTTTGGGCATATTCGCCCCATGTTCGATTCGCAACATACGGATGTCATCAAGCAGGGCAGGCTCGTGCAAGAGCTGACGGACCAAAACGATTTAATTGTAGTCGGGACCGACGATCCGTCCTTGTTAAACGCCGCCCGCCGAAAAGGCTGGAGAGTAACGAACGCGATTCCCGAGGATTCTATAGCGGAACTGCAATATTTTATCAATCATGGCGCGAAATATTTCGTGCCTTTGAAAGGGTTTATATATGGGGATGACGGGAAATTAAAGCGATATCTCGAAATGCATTTTAAAAAAATCACTCTGGAAGACGGATATACCGTATATAAACTTTCAAAATAG